In BD1-7 clade bacterium, one genomic interval encodes:
- a CDS encoding Uncharacterised protein (UPF0056 inner membrane protein MarC), producing the protein MNEFYTQLITVFLGFFAIMNPIANTAAFAGLVGDSNRKEQVQIAAKALILTFCIIFAFSLLGKAIFHLFGITLPALRISGGILVFLVGYHMLNGKGSTLHSTDGSDVRNIAVSPLAVPLLAGPGTIATAMNYSASGGITGIGITVSVFAVLCVITFICFIFSAKILKFIGKGGLDIVTRLMGLILTVIGVQMLIGGVTEVIKTLPMS; encoded by the coding sequence GTGAACGAGTTTTATACCCAGCTAATTACTGTGTTTTTAGGATTTTTCGCAATCATGAACCCTATCGCCAATACGGCAGCGTTCGCCGGGCTGGTGGGTGACAGTAATAGAAAAGAGCAGGTTCAGATCGCAGCCAAAGCACTGATACTGACATTTTGTATCATTTTTGCATTCTCGCTGTTGGGCAAAGCGATCTTTCATCTATTTGGTATCACGCTACCGGCGTTGCGTATTTCTGGCGGTATCTTGGTCTTCCTCGTGGGCTACCATATGCTCAACGGTAAAGGTTCGACACTGCATTCAACCGATGGTAGCGATGTTAGAAATATCGCAGTATCACCATTAGCCGTTCCGTTACTCGCTGGGCCTGGTACGATTGCTACCGCGATGAATTACTCGGCATCCGGCGGCATAACCGGTATTGGAATCACTGTATCTGTCTTTGCCGTTTTATGTGTAATCACTTTTATCTGTTTTATATTCAGTGCCAAAATTTTGAAGTTTATCGGTAAAGGTGGATTGGACATCGTGACACGATTGATGGGGCTTATCTTAACCGTCATCGGTGTTCAGATGCTTATCGGCGGCGTTACCGAGGTTATCAAAACATTGCCGATGAGTTGA
- the lip_1 gene encoding Triacylglycerol lipase, with the protein MRHYAVVATILSLLLTLSGCKTDITFAIPGHPLLFGDEPEYSKTEYPIVLVHGLYGFDDIFGHEYFYQIPKVLRNGGAEVYIARISGTMTPEVRGEQLIPQLEEFAAVSGQSKFNLIGHSLGAPTIRYVAAVRPDLVASITSVAGANFGTDVADAEFLDFPPTRLITGLMGNLLGHAIDFVSQDNFEQSILATLDVMSVEGIAVFNSKYADALPSALCAADGDSLVNGIYYYSWGGNVATTNRFDPADLVQAAVTKLIPGDDDDGIIPRCSMQLGHVIRDDYKMNHADHLNWFLGLKATDAPYAPSLYRAQANRLKGLGL; encoded by the coding sequence ATGAGACACTACGCTGTTGTTGCCACAATATTGAGTCTGTTACTGACTCTCTCTGGCTGTAAAACTGATATTACCTTTGCGATTCCTGGGCACCCCTTATTGTTCGGTGATGAGCCTGAGTATTCGAAAACCGAGTACCCAATCGTATTGGTGCATGGTCTGTATGGTTTTGATGATATTTTTGGCCATGAGTATTTTTATCAAATACCCAAAGTACTAAGAAACGGTGGTGCAGAAGTTTATATTGCGCGTATCTCCGGCACGATGACGCCAGAAGTGCGGGGCGAACAGTTGATTCCTCAACTGGAAGAATTCGCAGCGGTTTCTGGCCAAAGCAAGTTCAACCTGATTGGCCACAGCCTCGGTGCGCCTACCATTCGCTACGTTGCTGCTGTGCGCCCTGATCTGGTTGCTTCGATAACCTCTGTAGCCGGTGCGAATTTCGGCACAGATGTGGCTGATGCAGAGTTTTTGGACTTTCCGCCAACCCGTTTAATTACCGGTTTGATGGGTAACCTGCTCGGTCATGCTATCGACTTCGTCAGCCAAGATAATTTCGAACAGAGCATACTTGCCACACTGGACGTTATGAGTGTTGAGGGCATTGCCGTGTTCAATAGCAAATATGCCGATGCTCTACCCTCAGCGTTATGTGCGGCCGATGGTGATAGCCTCGTTAACGGTATTTATTACTATTCATGGGGTGGAAACGTGGCAACAACGAATCGCTTCGATCCTGCCGACCTCGTGCAAGCTGCAGTCACAAAACTCATTCCTGGAGACGATGACGACGGTATTATTCCGCGTTGTTCAATGCAGCTGGGCCATGTGATTCGTGATGATTACAAGATGAACCACGCCGATCACCTCAACTGGTTTTTGGGCCTTAAGGCAACTGATGCGCCCTATGCGCCGTCGCTCTATCGCGCACAGGCTAATCGTTTGAAAGGCCTTGGGCTGTAG
- the recF_2 gene encoding DNA replication and repair protein RecF: protein MVPTNMTDITNLGAPFLHRISGIEEHFDRRRYPFNIPAFEAGIDLKLDARVTLLVGENGSGKSTLLEAIAECCGFDPEGGNRDHFRESFEERSELAQALRLSWHPRTKEGFFMRAESFFNFATYIEGVSDMRAYGGKSLHEQSHGESFLALFENRFEQGLYILDEPEAALSPQRQLSFMSIINQLESPGHAQFLIATHSPILLSYPGAKVISFDDGVIEEIDYRDTSHYQLTKSFLESPERYFQWLFDEYGD, encoded by the coding sequence ATGGTGCCTACCAATATGACAGATATAACCAACCTAGGTGCGCCATTTTTGCACCGCATCAGCGGTATCGAAGAGCACTTCGATCGACGCCGTTACCCGTTTAATATCCCTGCATTTGAAGCGGGTATTGATCTCAAGCTTGACGCTCGAGTCACTCTACTGGTTGGCGAAAACGGCAGTGGGAAATCCACCTTGCTAGAAGCCATCGCAGAATGCTGTGGGTTTGACCCGGAAGGCGGCAACCGCGACCACTTTCGGGAATCCTTTGAAGAGCGTTCAGAGCTCGCTCAAGCACTGAGGTTATCGTGGCACCCGCGCACAAAGGAAGGTTTCTTTATGCGCGCAGAGAGTTTTTTTAACTTTGCTACTTACATTGAAGGCGTGTCTGATATGCGTGCCTATGGCGGAAAATCTTTGCACGAGCAATCTCATGGTGAATCATTTTTGGCGCTGTTTGAAAACCGTTTCGAACAAGGCCTTTACATTCTTGATGAACCTGAGGCGGCGTTATCGCCGCAACGGCAGCTATCGTTTATGAGCATTATCAATCAGCTTGAGTCACCAGGGCATGCGCAGTTTCTAATCGCAACACACTCCCCCATCTTGTTGAGCTATCCGGGGGCTAAAGTAATCAGCTTTGACGACGGTGTTATCGAAGAGATTGATTATAGAGACACGAGCCATTATCAATTGACCAAATCGTTTCTCGAATCGCCAGAGAGATATTTTCAATGGCTGTTTGACGAATACGGTGATTGA
- the fadR_1 gene encoding Fatty acid metabolism regulator protein has protein sequence MPKPLSSADVEKFQSTFCDIALTLIEENGIDNTSLRSIAKAYGCSSMTPYRYFKDKEELLDIIRARGFKTFIDRLDAITESDSPAMEKMHELAREYFEFALEKHTLYQLMFDRNAYNQTTHPQLQDQLDRLNKAWASSARVSSDAGVNRVDSELAAQLFWAGMHGLVTLHISQSFNSKWSFEQMATELIDTMFIGFA, from the coding sequence ATGCCCAAGCCACTTTCCTCTGCAGATGTTGAAAAGTTTCAATCGACGTTCTGCGACATAGCATTGACGCTGATTGAAGAAAACGGCATCGATAACACATCACTTCGCAGCATCGCCAAAGCCTATGGTTGCAGCAGCATGACGCCATATCGTTATTTTAAAGATAAGGAAGAACTGCTGGATATCATCCGAGCGCGGGGGTTTAAAACCTTTATTGATCGTCTGGATGCCATTACCGAAAGTGATTCTCCGGCGATGGAAAAGATGCACGAACTGGCACGAGAATATTTCGAGTTTGCGCTAGAAAAGCACACCCTGTATCAATTGATGTTCGATCGCAACGCATACAACCAAACGACTCACCCGCAATTACAAGACCAACTCGATCGTCTTAACAAAGCGTGGGCAAGCAGTGCCAGAGTCAGCTCAGATGCCGGCGTTAACCGTGTGGATAGCGAGCTGGCCGCCCAGTTATTCTGGGCGGGTATGCATGGGCTGGTAACGCTGCACATTTCGCAAAGCTTCAACAGCAAATGGTCGTTTGAGCAGATGGCCACCGAACTGATTGATACTATGTTCATCGGCTTTGCCTAA